From Arachis stenosperma cultivar V10309 chromosome 2, arast.V10309.gnm1.PFL2, whole genome shotgun sequence, one genomic window encodes:
- the LOC130963114 gene encoding uncharacterized protein LOC130963114: MKKLQIEEVNPTRISLQLAYLSIKLPMGVVEDLLVKVGPFIFPVDFVILDMEEEVVLHVFEAIKHPNDFEGCMKIDVIKPLVQEVLKAEVLDDILDPISEYELVEVDNSPP, from the exons atgaaaaagcttcaaattgaGGAGGTAAATCCCACTCGTATTTCTCTTCAACTTGCTTATCTTTCTATTAAATTACCTATGGGTGTTGTTGAGGATTTACTTGTTAAAGTAGGACCATTCATCTTTCCTGTTGATTTTGTTATATTGGACATGGAAGAGGAG gTGGTCCTTCATGTTTTTGAAGCTATCAAGCACCCTAATGATTTTGAAGGGTGTATGAAAATAGATGTTATTAAACCACTTGTTCAAGAGGTACTGAAAGCTGAGGTGCTTGATGACATTCTGGATCCTATCTCTGAGTATGAATTAGTTGAAGTTGATAATTCGCCACCCTAG